One Spirochaeta africana DSM 8902 genomic window carries:
- a CDS encoding DUF342 domain-containing protein, with product MKDLKDYNLESFSESSEELLKEIAALETSIEHQQQFNQYASQEAYSRFQQLEELGIHVPTNGYVSLHVADDLMTAHADFHPGSEGMQPVSLDQVTADLNHHQISHGILWDAIHEAIQSCNLEQTDLQQVLIAEGQAPVMAVSEHIVVDAPIPDAPKVAKAGTATDERIDYHKVHAFVLVEPGQQLARRIPAVPGAPGINLRGEEVPFRSRKEPSLRIGSNITELDGVFSAACQGRLEIADGEIRVNEVLVLHTDVDYHTGHIDYPKDVMIKGLVRDSFHIKAGGSVFCSKTLDATEVTCGGDLFVQLGIIGRKQARICAGGAIRSKFIENCYIEATGDVQVASGILHSSINTTGAVLCGKRGIVVGGSIQAQNGVQVYQLGSQMAPKTEVYCGTDFNAAHKLELVKDKTMQLALNLQKVNQQLKQATPQQQLLLQQLRDKLMKALTQMNDQASSLVFNLDRNENSVIDVLGTVYPGVYIEICHVSYIVQRPLNRVRFSLNKAEGRIQIDPLRR from the coding sequence ATGAAAGACCTGAAAGATTACAACCTTGAGTCCTTTTCCGAGTCCTCCGAGGAGTTGCTCAAAGAGATCGCCGCCCTTGAGACTTCCATAGAACACCAGCAGCAGTTCAATCAGTATGCCAGTCAGGAAGCCTACAGCCGGTTCCAGCAGCTGGAGGAGCTGGGTATACATGTTCCCACCAATGGCTATGTAAGCCTGCATGTAGCTGACGACTTAATGACCGCTCATGCCGATTTTCATCCTGGCAGTGAGGGGATGCAGCCGGTCTCCCTGGACCAGGTTACCGCCGACTTGAATCATCACCAGATTTCCCATGGCATCCTCTGGGATGCCATCCACGAAGCAATCCAGAGCTGCAACCTTGAACAGACCGATCTGCAGCAGGTCCTGATTGCCGAAGGCCAGGCCCCGGTGATGGCGGTGAGCGAGCACATTGTGGTGGATGCCCCGATCCCTGATGCCCCGAAAGTGGCAAAGGCCGGCACAGCCACCGATGAACGTATCGATTACCACAAGGTACATGCATTTGTACTGGTAGAACCAGGCCAACAGCTGGCCCGCCGGATCCCTGCGGTGCCCGGTGCTCCGGGTATCAACCTGCGAGGCGAGGAGGTCCCGTTTCGCAGCCGGAAGGAACCAAGCCTGCGGATTGGCAGCAACATTACCGAACTGGACGGGGTATTTTCTGCAGCCTGTCAGGGTCGTCTCGAGATAGCTGATGGAGAAATTCGGGTCAACGAGGTACTGGTACTGCACACCGATGTCGATTACCACACCGGCCATATCGATTACCCGAAGGACGTCATGATCAAGGGGCTCGTCCGAGACAGCTTTCACATCAAGGCCGGGGGATCGGTATTCTGCAGCAAAACCCTGGATGCAACCGAGGTTACCTGCGGCGGGGATCTGTTTGTGCAGCTGGGCATAATCGGGCGCAAGCAGGCCCGTATCTGCGCCGGCGGCGCGATACGATCCAAATTCATCGAGAACTGCTACATCGAGGCCACCGGCGACGTACAGGTTGCCAGCGGCATCCTGCACTCCTCGATCAACACCACCGGTGCGGTACTGTGCGGCAAACGCGGTATCGTGGTAGGCGGCAGCATCCAGGCGCAGAACGGGGTACAGGTATATCAGCTGGGCAGCCAGATGGCACCCAAGACCGAGGTCTACTGCGGAACCGATTTTAATGCAGCCCACAAACTCGAGCTGGTCAAGGACAAAACCATGCAGCTGGCCCTCAACCTCCAGAAGGTAAACCAGCAGCTGAAGCAGGCAACCCCGCAGCAGCAGCTGCTGCTGCAGCAGCTGCGCGACAAGCTGATGAAAGCCCTTACCCAGATGAATGATCAGGCCAGCAGCCTGGTATTCAATCTGGATCGCAACGAAAACTCGGTTATCGATGTGCTCGGTACGGTCTACCCCGGGGTGTATATCGAGATTTGCCATGTCTCGTACA